Proteins found in one Trueperella pyogenes genomic segment:
- a CDS encoding TrmH family RNA methyltransferase, with protein MTDPHNLGAVMRSAAAFRADVSHPRTPHSLGQRNGVEGLRRRAARLPVARETNLVRSLKYLQEQGYFVVGLAGDGR; from the coding sequence GTGACCGACCCGCATAACCTGGGCGCGGTGATGCGCTCGGCTGCCGCATTTCGCGCCGACGTTTCTCATCCCCGAACGCCGCACAGCCTCGGTCAACGCAACGGTGTGGAAGGTCTCCGCCGGCGCGCAGCACGGCTTCCCGTCGCAAGGGAAACTAACCTCGTTCGCTCACTGAAGTACCTCCAGGAGCAGGGCTATTTCGTCGTCGGGCTAGCTGGCGACGGCAGGTAA